One segment of Geitlerinema sp. PCC 9228 DNA contains the following:
- a CDS encoding gamma-glutamylcyclotransferase family protein: protein MLRVFVYGTLKPGKHNYHRLCRGRVQSTTTAIARGKLYHLPSLGYPAMTPEAGWVRGVILAFPDDSILPKIDELEDYDPNRDPAKNAYNRQEIEVFQLDKTSLGKVWAYYMDPKKVHALGGKLLASGRWE, encoded by the coding sequence ATGCTGAGAGTTTTTGTTTACGGTACGCTTAAGCCGGGCAAGCATAACTACCATCGTTTGTGTCGTGGGCGCGTCCAATCTACCACGACCGCGATCGCTCGGGGAAAATTGTACCATTTGCCCAGTCTCGGCTATCCGGCGATGACTCCAGAGGCGGGTTGGGTCCGTGGGGTGATTTTAGCGTTCCCTGACGACAGTATTTTGCCGAAAATCGATGAGTTGGAAGATTACGACCCCAATCGCGATCCGGCGAAAAATGCCTACAATCGTCAGGAAATTGAAGTTTTTCAGCTCGATAAAACCTCTTTGGGCAAAGTTTGGGCGTATTATATGGATCCGAAAAAAGTCCATGCCCTGGGTGGTAAACTGTTAGCGAGTGGCCGCTGGGAGTAA
- the leuS gene encoding leucine--tRNA ligase has product MESRYNPTSIEQKWQKTWDEQDAHRTPDDPSKPKFYALSMFPYPSGNLHMGHVRNYTITDVIARFRRMQGYRVLHPMGWDAFGLPAENAAIDRGIHPAQWTYQNIAQMKEQLKGLGISIDWNREVATCSPDYYRWTQWIFLQFFQAGLAYQKEAAVNWDPVDQTVLANEQVDSEGRSWRSGALVERKLLRQWFLKITEYADQLLEDLQKLDGWPERVRLMQENWIGQSVGAYLEFPVAGISEKIGVFTTRPDTVYGVTYLVLAPEHPLTPKVTTSDRREAVEKFIQEVSSESEIERTAEDKPKRGVLTGGKAIHPFTETEIPILIADYVLYEYGTGAVMGVPAHDERDFQFAQQNQLPIQMVIAPESQPETQELQQAYTEPGIMVNSGSFSGMASEEGKQAIVDYAEKHGIGSARIQYRLRDWLISRQRYWGVPIPTIHCPECGTVPVPEDQLPVELPEDVEFSGRGPSPLARLSSWINVSCPQCGADAQRETDTMDTFIDSSWYFLRYADPQNENKPFDPAAANDWMPVDQYVGGIEHAILHLLYSRFFTKVLRDRGLVNCDEPFQRLLTQGMVQAIAYKNPTTGKYIPPSEVDTENPQDPQTGEQLQVLYEKMSKSKYNGVDPLEVLETYGADTARMFILFKAPPAKDLEWDDADVEGQFRFLNRVWRLVSEFAHSGYDTTAKVDPAALEKPEKDLRRAVHNAIKAITEDIEADYQFNTAISELMKLNNALADAQCQDSPAYAEGIRTLVLLLAPFAPHISEELWHQLGYTGSVHHQEWPQYDPDALVAEEITLVIQIMGKTRGKIQVPADADRDALERYARKSDIAQKYIGDREIKKVIVVPGKLVNFVVPK; this is encoded by the coding sequence GTGGAATCGAGATACAATCCCACATCCATCGAGCAAAAATGGCAGAAAACCTGGGACGAACAGGACGCCCATCGAACCCCTGACGACCCCAGCAAGCCGAAATTCTACGCCCTCTCCATGTTTCCCTATCCCTCTGGAAACCTGCACATGGGGCACGTACGCAACTATACCATCACCGACGTAATTGCTCGTTTTCGGCGGATGCAGGGATATCGCGTCCTCCATCCCATGGGGTGGGATGCGTTTGGATTGCCAGCGGAAAACGCCGCCATCGACCGTGGCATCCATCCCGCCCAGTGGACCTATCAAAATATCGCCCAGATGAAAGAACAACTCAAAGGTCTGGGCATCTCCATCGATTGGAACCGGGAAGTAGCTACCTGTTCTCCCGACTACTACCGCTGGACCCAATGGATTTTCCTACAATTTTTCCAAGCTGGTTTAGCCTATCAAAAAGAAGCTGCGGTTAACTGGGATCCCGTTGACCAAACCGTTTTAGCCAACGAACAAGTAGACAGCGAAGGACGTTCTTGGCGTTCCGGGGCCCTGGTAGAAAGAAAGCTATTGCGCCAGTGGTTTCTCAAAATTACCGAATACGCCGACCAGTTGCTAGAAGACCTGCAAAAACTCGACGGCTGGCCGGAACGGGTACGCTTGATGCAGGAAAATTGGATCGGCCAGTCTGTAGGTGCGTATTTAGAATTTCCGGTAGCGGGCATATCGGAGAAAATTGGCGTTTTCACCACCCGACCGGATACCGTGTATGGGGTGACCTATTTGGTTTTGGCACCGGAACATCCCCTAACACCAAAAGTTACCACAAGCGATCGCCGGGAAGCTGTAGAGAAATTCATCCAAGAAGTATCCTCAGAAAGCGAAATCGAACGAACCGCCGAAGACAAACCCAAACGCGGGGTTCTTACTGGCGGCAAAGCCATCCATCCGTTTACCGAAACCGAAATTCCCATTTTAATCGCCGATTACGTCTTGTACGAATACGGAACCGGCGCTGTGATGGGGGTTCCCGCCCACGACGAACGGGATTTCCAGTTTGCCCAACAAAATCAGTTGCCCATCCAAATGGTCATCGCGCCAGAATCGCAACCGGAGACGCAAGAGTTGCAACAGGCTTACACCGAACCGGGCATTATGGTCAACTCCGGTTCCTTTAGCGGCATGGCTTCGGAAGAGGGCAAACAGGCGATTGTAGACTACGCCGAAAAACACGGTATTGGCAGCGCCCGCATTCAGTATCGCTTGCGAGATTGGTTGATTTCCCGGCAGCGGTATTGGGGGGTTCCCATTCCCACGATTCACTGCCCCGAATGCGGTACGGTTCCGGTTCCTGAAGACCAGCTACCGGTGGAACTGCCGGAAGATGTGGAATTTAGCGGTCGCGGACCGTCGCCGTTAGCTAGGCTATCTTCTTGGATCAATGTATCTTGCCCCCAATGCGGCGCTGATGCCCAACGGGAAACCGATACCATGGATACGTTTATTGATTCTTCCTGGTATTTCTTGCGCTATGCCGACCCGCAAAACGAGAACAAACCGTTTGACCCGGCAGCAGCCAACGATTGGATGCCGGTAGACCAGTACGTGGGTGGTATCGAACACGCGATTTTGCACTTGCTGTATTCGCGGTTTTTTACCAAGGTATTGCGCGATCGCGGTTTGGTCAATTGCGACGAACCGTTCCAACGCTTGCTGACTCAGGGTATGGTGCAAGCGATCGCTTATAAAAATCCTACCACCGGCAAATACATTCCCCCCAGCGAAGTGGATACGGAAAATCCCCAAGACCCGCAAACCGGCGAACAATTGCAGGTCTTGTATGAAAAAATGTCCAAATCCAAATACAACGGCGTAGACCCGCTGGAGGTATTGGAAACCTACGGTGCCGATACTGCCCGCATGTTTATTCTATTTAAAGCGCCGCCAGCCAAGGATTTGGAATGGGATGATGCGGATGTGGAAGGACAGTTCCGCTTTTTGAACCGGGTCTGGCGTTTGGTATCGGAGTTTGCCCATTCCGGTTACGATACTACAGCGAAAGTCGATCCGGCTGCTTTGGAAAAACCAGAAAAAGACCTGCGGCGGGCGGTTCACAATGCCATCAAAGCCATTACCGAAGATATTGAGGCAGATTACCAGTTTAATACGGCGATTTCCGAGTTGATGAAGCTCAACAATGCCCTCGCCGATGCCCAATGCCAGGATTCCCCAGCCTATGCAGAAGGAATTCGGACGTTGGTGTTGTTGCTAGCGCCGTTTGCCCCGCATATTAGCGAGGAACTCTGGCATCAGCTAGGGTATACTGGGTCGGTTCACCACCAAGAATGGCCGCAATACGACCCGGATGCGTTGGTGGCGGAAGAAATCACGTTGGTGATTCAAATTATGGGCAAAACCCGGGGCAAAATTCAGGTACCGGCGGATGCGGACCGCGATGCGTTGGAACGCTATGCTAGGAAATCGGATATTGCGCAAAAATATATAGGCGATCGCGAAATTAAAAAGGTGATTGTCGTACCTGGTAAATTGGTGAATTTCGTGGTTCCCAAATAG
- a CDS encoding M48 family metalloprotease, with translation MRRFKLIAAFLMGLALVLATNLPVASISSSSVVRESPPDSAQVPQSDRSYPVALNIGKLFTFYQGLQESDSLIQQGNIQQAARIQKQLKEDFPRPDAVLAPITDVENLSNEGKKYYELAEAGIDSGLKDKALQPLKLLTSNYPDFLPGHLMLAKTYEKYEQPDKALETLERATDFYPQSTEILDAKIKLLKEDHKYLQASIAARKLTITFPNHPQVDKYKKVAKDNFLAWKQDIEGFVTGARLVSAMTGDLSSARELAAIIALGEVKYGEYLAEQYKQELPLVEDEEVVNYVDSIGQKVAKKLGRQQDSVGNPIKYEFYVIDAPNTNAFALAGGKIFLYSGLLEILNSEAELAGILAHEAAHAALSHSIEEKIEFTTAQNISKLIPFGSFLTDLQQAKYNRHQERDADILGTRALTEAGYAADGLHRVMKTFNKLGSSGPTWSASHPPTDKRIKYLQDLIQRRNYNRYQYEGVQPYWQEKNILRENLRFSLASLDPEDVEEDSGGGGLLGKIGDAISDAVSFGGDDDLEIPTPSDGLIQLANLQQAATLTQQEADASEESEAQADSQTEDTESQQATADSSNTSSESETADATAGTNSTVEGDALVSESQEGNATNESSDGAEEAPTPQENTADNDQQTAQGTSQGTQKIPFENFWQEKQGVVLQLLHANVKPWGRYTLDIKVENHSEEKFGIGPFAVDILTYEREEIPSDFKVKEGNAIVEPGDTLIATVKVIGQKWQTNEGKQEETENQQGLVLSIRESTPAGRVFRIGF, from the coding sequence ATGCGAAGATTCAAACTCATTGCAGCTTTTTTGATGGGGTTGGCTTTGGTTTTAGCTACCAATCTCCCCGTTGCTAGTATTTCCAGTTCTTCTGTTGTTCGCGAATCCCCGCCCGATTCCGCGCAAGTTCCTCAAAGCGATCGCAGCTATCCCGTCGCCTTAAATATAGGGAAACTCTTTACCTTTTATCAAGGATTGCAAGAGTCGGACTCGCTGATTCAACAGGGGAATATCCAACAGGCAGCGCGGATTCAAAAACAACTCAAAGAGGATTTTCCGCGACCGGATGCGGTTCTCGCTCCTATTACCGATGTAGAAAACCTTTCTAATGAGGGCAAAAAATATTACGAGTTAGCCGAAGCTGGAATTGACAGCGGATTAAAGGATAAAGCTTTGCAACCTTTGAAATTGCTCACCAGCAATTATCCAGACTTCCTTCCCGGTCACCTCATGCTCGCTAAAACCTATGAAAAATACGAACAACCAGACAAAGCCTTAGAAACATTAGAGAGAGCTACAGATTTTTATCCCCAAAGCACAGAAATTCTGGATGCCAAAATCAAACTCCTCAAAGAAGATCATAAATACTTACAAGCATCCATTGCCGCCCGCAAATTGACAATTACCTTTCCCAACCATCCCCAAGTTGATAAATATAAAAAAGTAGCCAAGGACAACTTTTTGGCTTGGAAACAGGATATAGAAGGTTTTGTCACAGGGGCTCGTCTCGTTTCTGCCATGACAGGGGATCTTTCTTCTGCCAGAGAGCTAGCTGCGATTATTGCGCTGGGAGAAGTGAAGTATGGAGAATATCTAGCCGAACAATACAAACAAGAACTGCCTTTGGTGGAAGACGAAGAGGTAGTGAATTATGTTGATTCGATAGGTCAAAAAGTAGCCAAAAAGCTAGGTCGCCAACAAGACAGCGTTGGCAATCCGATTAAATATGAATTTTATGTCATTGATGCTCCCAATACCAATGCTTTTGCTTTGGCAGGTGGGAAAATTTTTCTCTATTCGGGATTGCTAGAAATTCTGAATTCAGAAGCAGAGCTGGCAGGGATTTTAGCCCACGAAGCTGCTCATGCTGCTTTATCTCATAGTATTGAGGAAAAAATTGAGTTTACTACAGCACAAAATATTTCTAAGCTAATTCCTTTTGGGTCATTTCTGACTGACTTACAACAAGCAAAATATAACCGTCACCAGGAACGAGATGCGGATATTTTGGGTACGCGAGCTTTAACGGAAGCCGGTTATGCAGCTGATGGTTTGCACCGGGTAATGAAAACTTTTAATAAATTGGGATCGTCAGGTCCTACTTGGTCGGCCAGTCATCCGCCTACCGACAAACGAATTAAATACTTGCAAGATTTGATTCAGCGTCGCAATTACAATCGTTACCAGTATGAAGGTGTCCAACCTTACTGGCAAGAGAAAAATATCCTGCGGGAAAATCTCAGGTTTTCTTTAGCTAGTCTCGATCCGGAAGATGTGGAAGAAGATTCCGGTGGCGGTGGACTTTTGGGTAAAATTGGCGATGCTATCAGCGATGCCGTTTCCTTTGGCGGTGACGATGACCTAGAAATTCCGACTCCTTCGGATGGTCTCATCCAGCTAGCCAACTTACAGCAAGCTGCCACCTTAACCCAACAAGAAGCGGATGCCAGCGAAGAAAGCGAAGCGCAAGCCGACAGTCAAACGGAGGATACCGAATCCCAGCAGGCTACTGCGGATAGTAGCAATACCAGTTCCGAGTCGGAAACTGCCGATGCTACAGCAGGAACAAATTCTACTGTAGAAGGCGATGCATTGGTTTCCGAGTCGCAAGAAGGCAATGCCACAAACGAAAGCAGCGATGGTGCAGAAGAAGCGCCAACACCACAAGAAAACACCGCCGACAATGACCAGCAAACTGCCCAAGGAACTTCCCAAGGAACCCAAAAAATTCCTTTTGAGAATTTTTGGCAGGAAAAACAGGGTGTGGTTTTGCAACTGTTGCATGCCAATGTAAAGCCCTGGGGTCGCTATACCTTAGATATTAAGGTGGAAAATCATAGCGAAGAAAAATTTGGCATTGGTCCTTTTGCAGTTGATATTTTGACCTACGAACGGGAAGAAATTCCTTCTGATTTTAAAGTGAAAGAAGGAAATGCTATCGTCGAACCAGGGGATACTCTAATTGCAACGGTGAAAGTAATTGGCCAGAAATGGCAAACCAATGAAGGAAAACAAGAAGAAACTGAGAACCAGCAAGGATTGGTACTAAGCATTCGGGAGTCCACGCCAGCTGGTCGTGTTTTCCGTATAGGTTTCTAA
- a CDS encoding tubulin-like doman-containing protein, translated as MAAEVEAKTMVPTILVGIGGTGAEVLSRVRRLAEESYGSLRNFPVLSFLVVDTDKDYKISNPEAGGSPFKDTEKHFATVSGRQVEDMVCNMGNYPWIESWFPKELERNIGGLEAGAGQIRACGRFAFFCNYDAIRKKFLDAVKRVKGKENSMLDRYGVKVKTNQINIFVTGSLSGGTGSGMLIDMAYCIRHWIQGEGSPLVTGIMPMPTAFSGISAGDRVLANGYAALMELSYFCDHRTEYAFQFSEGQSNEVRSQKPPFDFTYLVGTKNGESDFSLEQIREMMAQNIFLDLTSEFAPHKRSIRDNIKGAFAQADPGGRGYPKNFMSFGLSTIEIPVAQIRASLSNRLAKDLAAWWLNESAILPPQMLEVVRGDILKPKRLTQAELLADLSAGGDRSYIAIISEWVNSLRNEIANDNWLECKQQGVKVMGSETGNIMRFLDEYLNPKVEEYRREHFRELSTDERQHGDYLKRMYSNRNEIIQRGRQALEEELYSIIEDRQRGPKFAAEFITTARQIFDDTSEKFRREQEKIWEPNESACQKQYEQSIQDIVEFRDKFGISKQAKMEEYCESALGNLEGTLIAIIQRKARALGVEVIDRLQEHLTVLERQLNQYQQRLIQARDHFNDQSRKEAESADALLINGLKLYDRQELNDLYQNVIEQLAGETQGSKTTFEIGMDKICTTMSEEILQQASPLWKDNRAADEVMRLFDIISIPEVKESDWREIVSERTYKVIQNSPESSKLKTELAACDRLFKAYNDEEEVVNQLRVAYNKSKPLIVLSESVLKGKDANFNPSYNTNVALRGGRNTGDPAAQKVLPLLGELEGIKEDDIKPLGDNERHRLVFVQEMGGFSLRCIDGMKELRRSYQDWKGETIIAKRAQLRGESKDLPIPVHMQKEAPFWDIFPEDPNIFKLIVLARALGVLREEENRATQERNIRYTRQTEVGTENVDLASSWEEAIQVLEVPACRPDREEIDSQVQAKREAAETPAQKHALYQQFMDYLKQLAGELDKQGGEDSKEYKRERDIIRTTIQDWKLPTQSPEASTPAAEPASSQPSPTAATPVPEPDLEMVSTSNGSATPAPPPADSNAQGSSKGNMEELQKLAEMKKEGLLSEEEFQAAKRKLLGMDG; from the coding sequence ATGGCTGCGGAAGTAGAAGCAAAAACAATGGTTCCTACCATATTAGTAGGTATTGGCGGAACCGGTGCGGAAGTCCTCTCGCGGGTGCGTCGTCTCGCCGAAGAAAGTTACGGCAGTTTGAGAAATTTCCCCGTTTTAAGCTTTTTGGTCGTAGATACAGATAAAGATTATAAAATTAGCAATCCCGAAGCCGGTGGCAGTCCTTTTAAAGATACGGAGAAACATTTTGCCACAGTCAGCGGCCGCCAAGTCGAGGATATGGTGTGCAATATGGGAAACTATCCATGGATTGAAAGCTGGTTTCCCAAAGAACTAGAACGCAATATCGGCGGTTTGGAAGCTGGTGCCGGTCAAATTCGCGCTTGCGGGCGGTTTGCTTTTTTCTGTAACTACGATGCCATTCGGAAAAAATTTCTGGATGCCGTCAAGCGAGTGAAAGGGAAAGAAAACTCCATGCTGGATCGGTACGGCGTCAAGGTAAAAACCAATCAAATTAATATTTTTGTGACGGGTTCCCTTTCTGGCGGTACTGGCAGCGGCATGTTAATCGATATGGCTTACTGTATCCGCCATTGGATACAAGGAGAAGGATCGCCTCTGGTGACGGGAATTATGCCCATGCCAACGGCTTTTTCGGGAATTAGTGCTGGCGATCGCGTTTTGGCCAACGGTTACGCTGCTTTAATGGAATTAAGTTACTTTTGCGACCATCGTACCGAATATGCATTTCAATTTAGCGAAGGTCAAAGCAACGAAGTACGCAGTCAAAAACCACCCTTCGACTTTACCTATTTGGTAGGAACCAAAAACGGGGAAAGCGATTTTAGTTTGGAACAAATCCGAGAAATGATGGCTCAAAACATCTTTCTCGACCTGACTTCTGAATTTGCCCCTCACAAACGCTCCATTCGCGATAACATTAAAGGGGCCTTTGCGCAAGCCGACCCCGGTGGTAGGGGATATCCCAAAAACTTTATGAGTTTTGGGCTGTCTACCATTGAAATTCCCGTGGCGCAAATTCGGGCTTCCCTCTCAAATCGTTTAGCCAAAGACCTAGCAGCTTGGTGGCTGAACGAATCCGCCATTTTACCGCCGCAAATGCTAGAAGTCGTTCGCGGGGACATTCTCAAACCCAAACGCCTCACCCAGGCAGAACTGCTAGCTGATTTATCCGCTGGCGGCGATCGCTCTTATATTGCCATCATTTCCGAATGGGTGAACAGCTTGCGCAACGAAATCGCCAACGACAATTGGCTGGAGTGCAAGCAACAAGGCGTCAAAGTCATGGGGTCGGAAACCGGCAACATCATGCGGTTTCTAGATGAATATCTCAACCCCAAAGTGGAAGAATATCGCCGGGAACACTTTCGCGAACTGAGTACCGACGAACGGCAGCATGGGGATTACCTCAAGCGCATGTACAGCAACCGCAACGAAATTATCCAACGCGGTCGCCAAGCCCTAGAAGAAGAACTATACAGCATCATCGAAGACCGCCAGCGAGGACCAAAATTTGCTGCCGAATTTATTACCACCGCCCGGCAAATCTTTGACGATACCAGCGAAAAATTCCGCCGCGAACAGGAAAAAATTTGGGAACCCAACGAATCAGCCTGTCAAAAGCAATACGAACAAAGTATCCAAGATATTGTTGAGTTTCGGGATAAATTTGGCATTTCCAAACAAGCCAAAATGGAAGAATATTGCGAGTCAGCTTTAGGAAATTTAGAAGGAACCTTAATTGCCATTATACAGCGCAAAGCCAGGGCATTAGGCGTAGAAGTTATCGACCGCCTGCAGGAACACTTGACAGTCTTGGAACGCCAACTCAATCAATACCAGCAAAGGCTGATTCAGGCAAGGGACCATTTTAACGACCAATCTAGGAAAGAAGCCGAAAGCGCCGATGCCTTGCTCATTAACGGTTTAAAACTGTACGATCGCCAAGAACTCAACGATCTGTACCAAAATGTCATCGAACAGCTAGCCGGGGAAACCCAAGGCAGCAAAACCACCTTTGAAATCGGCATGGACAAAATTTGTACCACCATGTCCGAAGAAATTCTCCAACAAGCCAGTCCCCTGTGGAAAGACAACCGCGCCGCCGACGAAGTCATGCGCCTGTTCGATATTATTTCCATTCCCGAGGTCAAAGAAAGCGACTGGCGGGAAATTGTTTCCGAACGAACCTATAAAGTGATTCAAAACAGTCCCGAAAGCAGCAAGCTGAAAACCGAACTAGCCGCTTGCGATCGCTTGTTCAAAGCTTACAACGACGAAGAAGAAGTTGTGAACCAACTGCGGGTGGCTTACAACAAATCCAAACCCCTGATTGTCCTTTCCGAATCCGTCCTCAAAGGAAAAGACGCCAACTTCAACCCATCTTACAACACCAACGTTGCCCTGCGGGGAGGTCGCAATACCGGCGATCCTGCCGCCCAAAAAGTACTGCCCCTGCTGGGAGAACTGGAAGGCATCAAAGAAGACGACATCAAACCCTTGGGAGACAACGAACGCCACCGCCTGGTTTTTGTCCAAGAAATGGGGGGGTTTTCCCTACGTTGTATCGACGGCATGAAAGAACTGCGCCGTTCCTATCAAGACTGGAAAGGGGAAACCATCATCGCCAAACGCGCCCAGTTGCGGGGAGAAAGCAAAGATTTGCCCATTCCCGTTCACATGCAAAAAGAGGCACCCTTTTGGGATATTTTCCCCGAAGACCCCAATATCTTTAAACTGATTGTCCTTGCCCGGGCGCTTGGTGTCTTGCGAGAAGAAGAAAATCGTGCCACTCAAGAGCGCAATATTCGCTATACGCGCCAAACAGAAGTGGGAACGGAAAATGTTGACCTGGCTTCCAGTTGGGAAGAAGCGATTCAAGTTTTGGAGGTACCAGCTTGCCGTCCCGACCGCGAGGAAATTGACAGTCAAGTCCAAGCAAAACGGGAGGCAGCCGAAACGCCAGCCCAGAAACATGCTTTGTACCAACAGTTTATGGACTACTTAAAACAACTTGCTGGCGAACTAGACAAACAGGGAGGGGAAGACAGCAAAGAATACAAACGCGAACGCGATATTATCCGTACAACCATCCAAGATTGGAAGTTACCTACCCAATCTCCCGAAGCATCTACGCCAGCAGCAGAACCAGCTTCCAGTCAGCCAAGCCCAACTGCAGCCACGCCAGTGCCGGAACCCGATTTAGAAATGGTTTCCACCAGCAACGGGTCAGCCACCCCAGCGCCCCCACCAGCCGATAGCAATGCCCAAGGGAGTAGCAAGGGCAATATGGAAGAATTACAAAAACTAGCAGAAATGAAGAAGGAGGGGTTGCTTAGCGAAGAAGAATTCCAGGCAGCCAAGCGTAAATTGCTGGGTATGGATGGTTAA
- a CDS encoding vWA domain-containing protein, which yields MRSSRRALWRYPLFQIPLIFLGLACLGLLLFAFLGLGRPAVGVAIALDLSNSTYESGDFNAPGSTMSQEIDAVRAYLDENSPQNLRQPNQVQILGFGGEVVPLTKSFSDNSQKVKRQLTQVLQDPQLPEKVEPDQTDIDQVIQKGISSLESLENTCRELLLVTDGKAEVAPATITQAALKKVRLHSIIIGQQAPELRKAALATQGIYLSGQINNLDVLFAEDLFSQFNSNLPWIIFWIGSIWIALMWLLVLPLDRWVLQGMMKLPMPVAGKIALGNAFFWSAATPGIVWRLAGGIPWLSRC from the coding sequence GTGAGATCCTCCCGTCGTGCCCTTTGGCGTTACCCATTATTTCAGATTCCCCTGATTTTTTTGGGACTTGCCTGTCTGGGTTTGCTACTGTTTGCTTTCCTAGGACTGGGAAGACCAGCCGTCGGCGTGGCTATTGCCCTGGATTTGAGCAATAGCACATACGAATCCGGGGACTTTAACGCCCCTGGTTCCACCATGTCCCAAGAAATTGATGCCGTACGGGCTTATCTCGACGAAAATTCCCCCCAGAATCTACGCCAACCCAACCAAGTACAAATTCTGGGGTTTGGTGGGGAAGTGGTTCCTTTGACGAAAAGCTTTAGCGATAACAGTCAGAAAGTAAAGCGGCAGTTAACGCAAGTCCTGCAAGACCCGCAGCTTCCCGAAAAAGTCGAACCCGACCAAACCGATATCGACCAAGTTATCCAAAAAGGCATTTCTTCTTTGGAAAGCTTGGAAAACACCTGTCGGGAATTACTGCTGGTCACCGATGGGAAAGCTGAAGTAGCGCCAGCCACCATTACCCAAGCCGCCCTAAAAAAAGTGAGGCTTCATTCCATTATTATCGGCCAGCAAGCCCCCGAATTGCGAAAAGCTGCCTTAGCCACCCAGGGAATTTATTTATCAGGGCAAATTAACAATTTAGATGTTCTCTTCGCCGAAGACTTATTCAGTCAGTTCAACAGTAACTTACCTTGGATTATTTTTTGGATAGGATCGATCTGGATTGCCTTGATGTGGCTGTTGGTTTTGCCCTTAGACCGCTGGGTTTTACAAGGGATGATGAAGCTACCTATGCCAGTAGCTGGAAAAATTGCTTTGGGAAATGCTTTTTTCTGGAGTGCCGCCACACCGGGTATTGTTTGGCGTTTGGCTGGAGGAATTCCTTGGCTTTCGCGATGTTAG